The DNA segment AGTGAGATACTCGGCTTTCAATCCATCATCGAGATGGTGGCGAAGAAAAATAAGAGATTTTGCAAGATCCTGCAGGGATtcattattttcttcttttattgTGTTTCCAAGATCCTTAGAAACAAGATGAACCTCAGCATCCAAAATCCATTACAAATAGTTTTTTCCACTGATGTCAAGAGCTTCAAATTCAAGTTTTGTAATGTTTGTCATTGCGactgttaaaaaaaaaacgaatttaaggataataataaattttatatatatatatatatatatatatataatagattgAATATATACGTGTAAAAAAatgtacaaaataaataattatgttatTTACTAATTTATTGAACAATGTTATAAAATTAGTTaacaaataattatatatacgtgcaatatatatatatatataattatgttaACAAGCATCTAATCACAATTATGGAATCATATTTATTAACTTTCCTAAGAATGATAAATCTTCACATAAacaaatatcaattaatatcgagtaaaaataaatgcataaaaaaaatataatatcccaatataagacacaagcataaaAGTGTATAAAAGTCAATATTCTTCGGGAATATTGATAAACTTAAGATTTTGGATAATATTCTTCAGGAATATtgaaaatcttatatatttatattgtatCCATAGATCTATCGagattttcaataaaaatatgttgtgttacttcaagaacatcaacataaaattaaaattaatgcttCTTCAGGAGCATAATATGAACATAAAATATGAGATACTTTGAGAGCATCAATATTAACTTTTAATATTGTGCTACTACTGGATCATTGAAACTATtggcaaaaaaaataaaataaaaaataataataataatatttgtgCTATTTCGAGAGCATCAATATGAAAGTTACATATTGTGCTTTATCGAGAGCATCCACACAAAGATTACGAATGAAAATTATTTATGAGTTCTACCTTGAAGCTAGAGcactcgtgctgataacgtgttataaattTAGTAGAGAAAGATGAGAGAATAAAAGacaagaaaaaatataatagaAGAAGATGAGTGTTTAATATATGGActaaacacctctatttatagggtagAGGGATTAGTGTAGAAAAGGTAaattacaatcaaatcaatcaacTATATTACATCTATATATAACATAACTAATTAATTAACCCAAATTATTGTTGAACTTTTTAGGATAATTGGGCTTTCATTATGTGAATGAAAATTGGTTAAGCTATTGGGCTTTCATTATGTGAATGAAATTTTGAACAAGCAATTGAGCTTGTTATGTGGATGTGTAAGTGGGAAAAAAGTAAGtgtcccacattggaaaaaAAACTTGGCATGGGTGTGTTTATATTGTGTTACACTTTGTAAAAATGTAAGAATGATTGGTCAAGAGGCTGTTTCTCGCGCGCGCCTGCGCAAGGGGATGCAAATAAGGGGCCCGATTTGCACTGAAACAGGCATGAGTTGCGTACGAGCGCGACCTGGGTGCGTCGAATGTCGGACCGATCAAGGCAAAATTGCCTAACAAGTGTTGTTGGCCACcttttgctattttatttttcgattttGACCTTCCACATGCCCTGAGAAGCTTCTGGATGAGACCCTTCCATCTGCCCAGCCCGATGCCTATATATAGAGGCAAACTCTAGTCCTTCTAAATTAATCTCACAAACAAACAAATCTCACGAAATCCTCTCAGTTGCACTCTGCTTTCGCTGTTCCTCGGCTCAGCTGCGTTCTGCTCTCGCTGTACCTCTGTTCCTGTTCTTCTCTTCCGTCGTGATACTGCTCAGGTACATTCTCGGTTCGCCATTGTAGTTCCTTCGTGCTAGGTTTCTACAAGGTTTTTCCGTTGTGTTCTGGGAGACAGACGTCCGTGTAATCCTCAAAGCACACACAGGAGAggacgaatctgttttaaggaaACTGTACTAGTTACAGGTCTCGGTTTGCTTAACTGTTTCCTTACTCATTCTGTTTATACTTTACAGTAATTACATGCTCAATATACTACTGAATTGTTATACGATCTTACTTCGTTCTGTAATCCTCAAAGCACACACAGGAGAGAacgaatctgttttaaggaaACTGTACTAGTTACAGGTCTCGGTTTGCTTAATTGTTTCCTTACTCATTCTGTTTATACTTTACAGTAATTACATGCTCAATATACTACTGAATTGTTATACGATCTTACTTCGTTCTTAGTATATACTTTCTGTTATATTCGCATTTTGAGTTTACATATTTTGGATAACAAATATCtggattaaaaatattatttcaccTTTCCTTATATACAAATAATATTACAAAGATGGAACATAATTGTTCCAAACATCAGGTAGAAATGGTGCCTAGTCACTTGATACATCTGATCAGTATATTTAATAATGTAACATCAAATGTTGCAATATACTTGTTTGAGAATGTTAAGAGATTCGAATCGGATGAATGTAAACTCTCCTGTCGCCGCATCAAAATATAGTGTGAGATTGCTTATTGGACTTTCGAATCTGAATCTTCATTTGTAACACGTTGAACTTTCATCTTTTTCGTTCGCTTCAGTTGCTTCACAACGTCGAGCCGATCATCCGAATAGGGAGAGGGAATCTAATCCACGGCAAGACTGTAAAAAATGAAAGGGAAAAAACTGCAAGAAATTTCTTATATAGAAAGGAGAAATATTGCTTACAAGAGATGGTGTATATTTCCTGATTGCTGCTAACATGGCGGCATGACCGACTGGAGAAACCTGACGAACGACGACGTTAAATATGATATGAACCAAGACCTAAGTTCTGACTTCCAAGAAACCAAATGAACCACCATATATCGAGCTAATTGGTCAGCCACAAAGAAGAACCAAACATTGGGAGTAACTTCGCAAATCACGACTTTGAAATTCTTAAAATTATGATGCatctttgatattattttactaTCGCATAAGTAAAGGAAAAAATCTCTACCTGTATAAGTGTTAATATTGCAATCTACACTAAGATAAAATGATTGAGATTAGCCCAATGGCTATTGTGTCATGCAGGTAGTAGGCCTCAGTAGCCTAACTAGGAAAATCATGTATTACATCAAGTGCTCTCTTCACCATAGTTAGTCTACTCCAAAATTCAGCAGATCGCATCAAAACTGAACTTACTGGAATTAGCATTAAAATTGTTATTGGGACAAGAGTAACAACGTCGGTGGCTGCTCTCTGCATTTTTCTCCTCTCCCGCTTTGTAACTTTATGGCCGCATAATTTCTTGGCCAGAAGCCTTAGGGAAtccaatatatctataaacagCAGCTGAGTACCCATACAAATATCCTATATCGAGTAATCCAGAATGCATAATTAGCAAGGACaagaaaaacacaaaaaaagaaaaaaagagacAGATATGTATAAAGGATAAATAGACTCACTACACTCGTAGCAATTAAATATGCGGTTGTCTTTCTGAAAAAACACTGTTGAATGGACGTTGTAGTATGCCCCGAATCATCTGCGGTTCCAGCCTGGTTTGAACTGGGGTCCTGTTTTTCTTATAGGCCATTTATAATTGTTTCAAAGAACTTAAGCACGCATGAAGGACAGGGAGAAGAAGCTAAGGACATCAAACATTTAATCCATTTTACATTTCAAGAATCACGTTCTTCTGGAAGGAAAAATGAGTTTaatcttttaaatttaataaacttaatacaatTGCTTGCAGAATCAATGTGAGGCCCGTAATAGAGAGTTCGTAGATTTGATCAACATTGCCCCAATAATTTATCAAGAAATGTTGGTTTTATTCCCATTCTTATCTTGCTGTGCATTTAGAACCTCGTGTTACCCATTATATACTTGTAGAAGAAGGCGAATTAGAAGTTAATTTCAGAAATCACTCTTCCTATAAAAAATAAACCAGTACTTAAGAGATGTGTTTGGTTCAAGAACAAACAAATTCGGTAAAGTAAAAATGTTACAGCAGTTCTCAGACATTTATCCATCAGCCATATGGCGCATACCTCAGTTTGAGTTGACCTGTTCCGTTGTCTCTCTCTCGTTTTCAATTCTGCCGAAATCTGCATAGCATCCATAACCAAAGATGGATTTTTTGCGCCATTAATAAGAAAAGATTGTGCTGAATCAGGTTCATTTCTTTCACCTATTTTCTGAAGGTCGCTGCTTGAGAAAGTTGACAGACAAGTAAATTGATACTATAATATTACTCATTGTCTCATTTTAACAGGGGTATATATCTCATTTTTCTTCTTATGCAActcaaaattttgaagtatttaATAACACAGGACCTCGTTTCAAGTGCTATACCAAATTGGCAATCAGGTGACAATATGCCAATTGTGGCTCCCCAACATTTTATGACGAACAGAAATGTTATTATATGAACTGCAAAAAATGTTTCCCAGTTATCCACCCGGCAAACTTACCTTGATACATCATAAGCAGCCCAGTATTCCTCCAGACATGATGACAGCAGGCCCTGACTAAGGACATAAAAATAGCTCAGACCTCTGATGCTTACTTAAAATCCCGTTAAATGGTAATGACGGAGTTTGATCACACCTCTGAAGCAAGAATTCTAACAAATCAGAATCTAACGTTTGCTGTATTGAACTGCTGTAGTGAGCGAATCCCGAAACTACATCATAGCATACGGTAAAAACAGAGTACAAAATAATCTCCTTCTCTGCCTGAATTGGATTTTTGGATCTTCTCCTTTCTTGGTATAGCTGGCAGTTATATGCAGCATAAAAGTCGAGCCATCCGATTTCATCGACAATTACCTGTTTAACACCAACTATTATGCTTTGATGTCTTCAATGCCAATTAAATGTTACAAACAAACTGACCTCCATTAGATGCTGATACACTGATAGGGTCGAAAACTCGGGATATATGAAGAGGATACCACATTCCAAGTAACTGCAAAGGTCTTTTATCGCCTCGTCAAGGTCCTTCACATTGTGTCTTGACAAAAATAATCTTGTTTCTCTTCCTAGATAAGCAAAAAGACCCAGAATGGGCAAACTATTTTCTTGAAACTGCTGGCACCAGAAAAACCGTATAGATGGCATTTGATTAAACAatggaaaagaaaaagaaatgcaAATAATTACGAGAAATTACACTCAAGATTTGAGAGGTTTTTTTACTTTCAGAAGTATGCACATATTAAATGAAGAATCTTAACAACGTAGCTTTACTATATATCTGATGTTTCTGTGGGACAGAACTAGTATTTTTTGAAATACAATTATACAAAACAGCAAATTCAACCACCACCACAGGCACACTCACTTTCTAACACAAGTTTATACATAGTTTATCTGCCATGAAATTTGTGTAGCTGGAACTCATGCTATATAATTTTTGCAGTGTAACAGATATGATGAAATTTGGTGAAGAATGAGCAAACCTTATTGGAAAGAATATGCTTGCCTTTAGTAACACTCTCTCTTCGGAACGCCGTAAAAAGTTTTCTCTGAACCAATCCAATCCAAAATTCTAGATCTTCAACATTCTTACTTGGAAGAATTTTACCTCCGAAATGAGACAAGAAGTCCTCTTCAAATCCAGCCTTGGTAGCTAAGTGGTACAATTTATCAACAGAAACAAGATCATGTGTAGTGGTAATGAGCTCGATCAATGCATTTTCAATTGATTTTGAAAACAAGGAACAATAAATTCTCCAACTCAATTTTCCCACAGCTGCACAACAAGTGATTGCCACAATTGTTCCTGCAACACCACTGAATTCTTTGTTTTCTAAGAGTTCCTGCACGACTTgtctttgatatatatatatatatatatatattttaaaaactcTTGTTTCATCGTTTAGTTTACAAACCTGCCAGCATAATCCATGGACCATTTCTTGAACATGGGCATAAACAATCCAGCAATCCGTGGAACTTCCACCGTTCTAAACCAATGCACGAAAGTGGGATTCCTCACGCATAATTGGTTCTCTATGTGTTCTCCAAGAAAGTTTACCTTTGAAGACAGTCTGGAACGCGACAAAAGAAGAAAATGTCATGACACAATCACCAATCAATCATCAATATTTAGCTGTTTTATGATCAACATATATAACCTGATGTGGTGGTACGCAGAAGTAATGAAGTATCATTGTTCCATTATATAATTATCAAATCTTATGCATCCAATAAATACAAGTTTCCAGGCACGTGCACGTACATTTGATGAACACGAGAAGTGTTGTTACTGCGTTTGTGGGAGAGAAGCACTTCCACTTCAAGTACTGCTATCAGTAATGCATACACTGGAACCTGCACAGATTTGTAACATTCATCtgtttattaaaattattgctGAAAACTGTTTCTCCCGTTTGTACATTGAGtacatttttttcctttttcttttttcttttttcctttttcacATCACCATTCTCTGTGAGTCAGTAGACACGAAGACCAGTACAATTTTATACCTGA comes from the Henckelia pumila isolate YLH828 chromosome 1, ASM3356847v2, whole genome shotgun sequence genome and includes:
- the LOC140888695 gene encoding uncharacterized protein — translated: MASNFSIGSSGFCNRNLVPSEDRLNYGNNAPCLAKFNAKEQERHAFVKKSHPKEFILANASTILSSKRIPARALSSMASSPYYGPSVLEDNQYCEMEFNRVDCLVWVLHESARSLSLSMQKLEMVRTGPPVAMAWNGVDVHAWHKHIAYQVPVYALLIAVLEVEVLLSHKRSNNTSRVHQILSSKVNFLGEHIENQLCVRNPTFVHWFRTVEVPRIAGLFMPMFKKWSMDYAGSGVAGTIVAITCCAAVGKLSWRIYCSLFSKSIENALIELITTTHDLVSVDKLYHLATKAGFEEDFLSHFGGKILPSKNVEDLEFWIGLVQRKLFTAFRRESVTKGKHILSNKFQENSLPILGLFAYLGRETRLFLSRHNVKDLDEAIKDLCSYLECGILFIYPEFSTLSVYQHLMEVIVDEIGWLDFYAAYNCQLYQERRRSKNPIQAEKEIILYSVFTVCYDVVSGFAHYSSSIQQTLDSDLLEFLLQSQGLLSSCLEEYWAAYDVSSDLQKIGERNEPDSAQSFLINGAKNPSLVMDAMQISAELKTRERQRNRSTQTEDPSSNQAGTADDSGHTTTSIQQCFFRKTTAYLIATSVDICMGTQLLFIDILDSLRLLAKKLCGHKVTKRERRKMQRAATDVVTLVPITILMLIPVSPVGHAAMLAAIRKYTPSLIPSPYSDDRLDVVKQLKRTKKMKVQRVTNEDSDSKVQ